One Bacteroidota bacterium genomic window carries:
- a CDS encoding GDP-L-fucose synthase: MQKENFKNKKVFIAGYKGMVGSAITRNLQSNGYTNLLLADKDEVDLMRQESVESFMAKQKPDVMVIAAAKVGGILANNTYRAEFLYNNLMIEANLIHAAHQNGCSKVVFLGSSCIYPKLAPQPLKEESLLSGYLEYTNEPYAIAKITGIKLCESYYKQYGSNFFSMMPTNLYGYYDNFDLKTSHVLPALMRKFDTAVKEGSDKVELWGTGTPKREFMFVDDLAGAIRFAIENINASDLYDNGITHLNVGTGVDLMISELASIIASVTGFKGEVVYDSTKPDGTPRKIMDVSRINALGWKHKTSLEEGIKLTYDWYKQHKM, encoded by the coding sequence ATGCAAAAAGAGAACTTCAAAAACAAAAAAGTATTCATCGCAGGCTACAAGGGTATGGTTGGTTCAGCCATCACCCGCAATCTTCAATCCAACGGATATACAAATCTTCTTCTCGCCGACAAAGACGAGGTCGATTTGATGCGTCAGGAGAGCGTCGAATCTTTCATGGCAAAACAGAAACCCGATGTGATGGTGATTGCCGCTGCAAAGGTGGGAGGAATCCTCGCAAACAATACCTACCGTGCCGAATTTTTATACAATAACCTGATGATCGAGGCAAACCTCATCCACGCAGCACACCAAAACGGCTGTTCAAAAGTGGTTTTTCTCGGAAGTTCCTGCATTTATCCTAAACTTGCTCCCCAGCCCTTAAAAGAGGAATCACTTCTTTCGGGCTACCTCGAATATACCAACGAACCGTATGCCATCGCTAAGATAACCGGCATAAAACTTTGTGAAAGCTATTACAAACAATACGGCTCAAACTTTTTCTCAATGATGCCGACAAACCTTTACGGCTACTACGACAATTTTGATCTGAAAACCTCGCATGTTCTCCCCGCTTTGATGAGAAAATTTGATACCGCGGTGAAGGAAGGAAGTGACAAGGTTGAGTTGTGGGGGACCGGCACACCAAAAAGAGAGTTCATGTTTGTTGACGACCTCGCCGGTGCAATCAGATTTGCGATCGAGAACATTAATGCCTCCGACCTTTACGACAATGGCATTACACACCTGAATGTCGGAACAGGCGTTGATCTTATGATCTCCGAGCTCGCCTCGATAATCGCCTCCGTCACAGGATTTAAAGGCGAAGTGGTTTATGACTCAACCAAACCCGACGGTACCCCAAGAAAAATAATGGATGTGTCGCGCATTAATGCCCTCGGCTGGAAGCATAAAACCTCACTCGAAGAAGGCATAAAACTTACTTACGACTGGTACAAGCAACACAAGATGTAA
- a CDS encoding DUF4922 domain-containing protein, producing MSKYSTEAKELLERQKKDWDWCVNGYGSLATVITHEFKYDGFSLKVQYNPGRMISTSAKVDPKSIKERKCFLCEESLPPAQERLEYKNGYRILVNPFPIFPEHFTIPNKEHLPQQISGNFEMLLTLAEDLDGDYTVFYNGPKCGASAPDHFHFQAGTRNFMTVENDFDSLKAKYTVASRSVSGVTVSGIDDGIRKMIFLEGKEPDSVSAEFYKIYEKYKAAMHLDEEPLLNIIAWHDGNGFKVVVFLREKHRPRRYFAEGEERILLSPASVDIGGVGVIPVEDDFNRITQEILTELMTEVFVSREVLIKVME from the coding sequence ATGTCAAAATATTCAACAGAAGCAAAAGAACTTTTAGAGAGGCAAAAAAAAGACTGGGACTGGTGCGTTAACGGTTACGGAAGTCTTGCCACGGTGATAACACACGAATTCAAGTATGACGGATTTTCGCTGAAAGTACAGTACAACCCCGGAAGAATGATCTCCACTTCTGCTAAAGTGGACCCCAAAAGCATTAAAGAGAGGAAATGTTTCCTTTGCGAGGAGAGTCTCCCCCCCGCTCAGGAAAGACTCGAGTATAAAAACGGATACAGAATACTGGTAAATCCTTTCCCGATTTTTCCGGAACATTTTACAATACCCAACAAAGAACATCTTCCACAGCAGATTTCAGGCAATTTTGAAATGCTCCTCACTCTTGCAGAAGATCTTGACGGCGATTATACGGTTTTTTACAACGGACCCAAATGCGGCGCCTCCGCTCCCGATCATTTCCATTTTCAGGCGGGAACAAGAAATTTCATGACCGTTGAAAATGATTTTGATTCACTAAAAGCAAAATACACGGTAGCTTCCCGGTCGGTTTCAGGCGTAACCGTTTCAGGGATTGATGACGGTATCCGGAAAATGATATTTCTCGAAGGAAAAGAGCCAGACTCCGTTTCCGCAGAGTTTTACAAAATTTACGAAAAATATAAAGCTGCCATGCATCTCGACGAAGAGCCCTTATTGAATATCATAGCATGGCACGATGGAAACGGGTTTAAGGTGGTGGTCTTTTTGAGGGAGAAGCACCGTCCCCGTCGCTATTTCGCAGAAGGGGAAGAGAGAATCCTCCTTTCACCCGCATCAGTTGATATCGGCGGAGTGGGTGTAATTCCCGTGGAAGACGATTTCAACAGGATCACACAGGAAATCCTGACTGAACTTATGACTGAGGTCTTTGTCAGCAGGGAAGTTCTGATTAAAGTAATGGAATAA
- a CDS encoding DUF5615 family PIN-like protein: MNVFVDENIPLSITQLLTSAGYTVWDLRNTEHQGLEDDKVFQLAQGKSAFFVTTDKDFFHTVPWNFSSHCGVAILALRQPNTHTLRKKMEWLLNNFQLSTLQNKVIPLKDNTYTVI; the protein is encoded by the coding sequence ATGAATGTTTTCGTTGATGAAAATATCCCCCTCAGCATAACTCAACTTCTGACATCAGCAGGATATACTGTCTGGGATTTGCGAAATACGGAACATCAAGGTTTGGAGGATGACAAAGTCTTTCAACTCGCTCAAGGAAAATCCGCCTTTTTTGTCACAACTGACAAGGACTTTTTCCATACTGTTCCATGGAATTTTTCCAGCCACTGTGGTGTAGCAATCCTGGCATTAAGGCAACCAAATACTCACACTCTTAGAAAGAAAATGGAATGGTTGCTCAATAATTTTCAATTATCCACTCTTCAGAACAAAGTTATCCCCCTTAAAGACAATACATATACAGTAATATAG
- the tkt gene encoding transketolase — MDIHNLSINTVRTLAMDAVQRANSGHPGAPMGLAPLGYFLFNEVMNFNPKEPHWINRDRFVLSGGHGSMLLYSLLHLSGFGLSLDDIKNFRQWESLTPGHPERGHTAGVEATTGPLGQGVANAVGMALAYEFMAAKFNKPGFEIFDHFVYAICGDGDMMEGISHEAASFAGNQKLSRLILFYDDNGISIDGKTSLSFTDETEKRFLSYGWNVYNVYDVNELDRLRMVLHETRSSDRPCLVITKTNIGFGSPNKQDTAKAHGSPLGEKEIELTKKHLGWEYSEPFTVPDEVRTHFATAVEEKIKAWVSWNNIFVEYKKQYPEEAALLDLVLGDGLKGEFPVDESMFPDLSEKLASRASSQKVINTLDKAYPTLLGGSADLTESNLTDFKELPSFSPANRKGRNLHYGVREHGMGAVMNGMAMYGGIIPFGGTFLVFSDYMRPAVRLAAMQNLQVIYVFTHDSIGLGEDGPTHQPVEHIQSLRMIPGLTVIRPADSHETVYAWKAALENTTGPTALVLSRQGLPVIKEKAQPAENLAKGAYVVRDCEGTPDVILIGTGSELELAVKAGEKLTEAGKKVSVVSFPSWELFELQSDEYKQSIFPDKVKNRVSVEAGTGFGWERYTGSRGKQISLDHFGASAPAGILYDKFGITVEKIVEAANK; from the coding sequence TATTCACAATTTATCGATAAATACTGTTCGTACCCTCGCAATGGATGCTGTTCAGAGAGCAAATTCCGGGCATCCGGGTGCGCCGATGGGTCTTGCCCCGCTCGGGTACTTCCTTTTTAATGAAGTGATGAACTTTAATCCCAAGGAGCCGCACTGGATAAACAGAGACAGATTCGTTCTCTCCGGCGGACACGGGAGCATGCTACTCTATTCCCTTCTTCATCTTTCGGGGTTTGGTCTTTCGCTCGATGACATTAAAAATTTCAGACAATGGGAGAGTCTCACACCCGGTCACCCCGAAAGAGGTCACACAGCTGGTGTGGAGGCAACAACCGGTCCGTTGGGTCAGGGGGTTGCCAACGCTGTAGGAATGGCACTCGCTTATGAGTTTATGGCTGCGAAATTTAACAAACCGGGATTTGAAATATTCGATCATTTCGTTTATGCCATCTGCGGTGACGGTGACATGATGGAAGGGATTTCCCACGAAGCTGCATCATTTGCCGGGAACCAGAAACTCAGCCGCCTCATCCTTTTTTATGACGACAACGGAATCTCGATCGACGGAAAAACATCCCTTTCATTTACCGACGAGACTGAAAAGAGATTTTTAAGTTACGGCTGGAATGTTTATAATGTTTATGATGTGAATGAGCTGGACAGACTCAGGATGGTTCTTCACGAAACCAGAAGCAGCGACCGCCCCTGTCTCGTGATTACCAAAACGAATATCGGTTTCGGCAGTCCCAACAAACAGGATACAGCAAAAGCTCACGGTTCACCTCTCGGAGAGAAGGAAATAGAGCTGACCAAAAAGCATCTTGGATGGGAATACTCCGAACCTTTTACGGTACCCGATGAAGTGAGGACACACTTCGCCACAGCAGTTGAAGAGAAAATAAAAGCCTGGGTTTCCTGGAACAACATTTTTGTTGAATACAAAAAGCAGTATCCCGAAGAAGCGGCACTTCTTGATCTCGTTTTAGGTGACGGACTCAAAGGAGAATTTCCGGTTGACGAATCGATGTTCCCCGACCTTTCGGAAAAGCTTGCATCCAGAGCCTCATCGCAAAAAGTGATAAACACTCTGGATAAGGCATACCCGACATTGCTTGGCGGTTCTGCTGATTTAACCGAGTCGAATCTCACCGATTTTAAGGAATTGCCCTCATTTTCACCCGCCAACAGAAAAGGGAGGAATCTCCATTATGGCGTTCGCGAGCATGGAATGGGTGCAGTGATGAACGGTATGGCAATGTACGGCGGAATAATTCCTTTTGGCGGCACTTTCCTCGTTTTTTCCGACTATATGAGGCCCGCTGTCCGTCTTGCTGCAATGCAAAACCTTCAGGTAATTTATGTGTTCACTCATGACAGCATCGGACTTGGTGAGGACGGTCCGACCCACCAGCCTGTGGAACATATTCAAAGTCTTCGGATGATTCCGGGTCTGACAGTGATCAGACCGGCTGACAGTCACGAGACAGTTTATGCCTGGAAGGCAGCTCTTGAAAACACGACCGGTCCAACTGCACTTGTTCTTTCCCGTCAGGGTTTGCCCGTTATCAAGGAGAAAGCACAACCGGCTGAAAATCTCGCTAAAGGTGCTTATGTAGTGAGGGACTGCGAAGGAACTCCCGATGTAATCCTTATCGGAACTGGTTCGGAACTTGAACTTGCGGTAAAAGCAGGTGAAAAACTGACCGAAGCGGGCAAAAAGGTGAGCGTTGTAAGTTTCCCTTCGTGGGAACTGTTCGAACTCCAGAGTGACGAGTATAAACAAAGCATCTTCCCCGATAAAGTGAAGAATCGCGTTTCGGTTGAAGCCGGAACAGGTTTTGGCTGGGAAAGATATACAGGGAGCAGAGGAAAACAAATCTCCCTCGATCATTTTGGTGCTTCAGCCCCTGCCGGAATCCTCTATGACAAGTTCGGGATTACGGTTGAAAAAATCGTTGAGGCTGCGAACAAATAA
- a CDS encoding alkene reductase, producing MEKNLLSEVTVGRLNLKNRMVMAPMTRSRAPQNLATELMAKYYSQRASAGLIITEGTQISEQGVGYPWTPGIHTPEQAEAWKMVTDAVHEEGGRIFAQIWHVGRISHPVFHNGNLPVAPSAIGATGKHFTHKGMLDLETPRALELHEIPMVINDYAKAALLAMEAGFDGVEIHGANGYLVDQFINSNSNKRDDIYGGSVENRGRFALEVVEAVVKAVGAERVGIRLSPGGVTSGMLDENPVESYGFVIKNLNRFGLAYLHLMEPLAPIDGLPQYQIFKQGVAKTFRPLYNGTIIINGGYNKEKGNAVIEAGDADLVSFGVPFLSNPDLPERFRLDAPLNEVMGKETFYGGGEKGYTDYPSLMAEALRA from the coding sequence ATGGAAAAGAATCTTTTATCAGAAGTAACGGTTGGCAGACTTAATCTTAAGAACAGAATGGTTATGGCACCGATGACAAGAAGTCGCGCTCCGCAAAATCTTGCCACGGAATTGATGGCAAAATACTACAGTCAGCGTGCTTCTGCCGGATTGATAATCACCGAGGGAACTCAAATATCGGAACAGGGTGTAGGCTATCCCTGGACACCGGGGATTCATACACCGGAGCAGGCAGAAGCCTGGAAAATGGTAACAGACGCAGTACATGAAGAGGGGGGCAGAATTTTCGCCCAGATCTGGCATGTAGGCAGAATCTCCCACCCCGTTTTCCACAATGGTAATTTACCCGTTGCCCCTTCGGCAATAGGAGCCACCGGTAAACATTTTACCCACAAGGGAATGCTCGATCTCGAGACTCCAAGGGCTCTGGAACTTCACGAAATCCCGATGGTAATCAACGATTATGCCAAGGCTGCACTTCTTGCCATGGAGGCGGGATTCGACGGTGTGGAAATTCATGGCGCAAACGGATATCTTGTCGACCAGTTTATCAACTCAAACAGCAACAAAAGAGACGATATTTATGGCGGAAGTGTAGAGAACAGGGGAAGATTCGCTCTTGAAGTGGTGGAAGCTGTAGTTAAAGCCGTTGGTGCAGAGAGAGTCGGGATAAGACTTTCCCCCGGTGGTGTAACAAGCGGAATGCTTGATGAGAATCCGGTTGAATCGTATGGTTTTGTAATAAAAAACCTGAACCGGTTCGGTCTCGCGTATCTGCATTTAATGGAACCCCTCGCTCCAATAGACGGACTTCCTCAATATCAGATATTTAAGCAGGGAGTTGCAAAAACATTCAGACCGCTGTATAACGGAACCATAATAATTAACGGCGGATACAACAAAGAGAAGGGAAATGCGGTAATTGAAGCGGGTGATGCCGATCTCGTCTCTTTCGGTGTACCTTTCCTCTCAAATCCCGACCTCCCCGAAAGGTTCAGACTCGATGCCCCGTTGAATGAGGTGATGGGTAAAGAGACTTTTTACGGCGGCGGCGAAAAAGGATATACGGATTATCCCTCTTTGATGGCTGAAGCTCTGAGGGCTTAA
- a CDS encoding ligase-associated DNA damage response DEXH box helicase: MVDSYGHKRVKKWFKTMKWRPFPFQEEAWTAYCEGKSGLIHTSTGTGKTYAALLGPLIEEMNSPDFNKKIKAAKNETPKKKGQKQDRILSSSPPIKLLWITPLRALANDTLKSIELATAGLCPHFSVGMRTGDTSQSTRKRQSEKLPTIFITTPESLSLMISYPGFGERFSGLKAVVIDEWHELLGSKRGVLTGLGLSRIRSAAPAVKIWGVSATLGNTATSLEVLLGDHTGEKVVIGSGSAKEVEMETVLPEVIERFPRAGHLGITMLEPVISIIEKSGSSLLFTNTRSQAEIWYHNILDQKTEWAGMLGLHHGSMDKESRNAVEKLLAEGKMKCVVCTSSLDLGVDFSPVDTVIQVGSPKGIARLLQRAGRSGHQPGAKSRIYCVPTNSFELIEFAAARAGMAKNKIEPRIPIEKPLDVLAQHIVTVAAGSGFESAKLFAEVKGSWFYRNLTEEEWDWTMEFVIQGGRALRAYKEYSKLIKRDGVFTVVDEALKRRHRMSIGTITSESEVVVKFMNGGTIGTLEESFAAKLKKGDSFIFAGRTLEYQKMKEMVLYVKSSEKNKGPIPQWMGGRMPLSTELASEVRIKLREALEGEINSVEMSAIAPLLKLQKKWSAIPVEDELLIETKKTVEGYHIFFYPFEGKLVHEGLASLIAHRLSKMSAASFSISTNDYGFEILSNHEYDLDGEALGYLLSTDNIVEDVLEVTNTSEMARRKFRDIARIAGLIFQGYPGSSKKPKQIQASGSLLYEVLTKYDPGNLLIQQASREVLESQLEEKRMISAIKKMAESRIKIIKIPYISPLAFPLLVNRLREKLTSEKLADRIARLVAGLETAAEK; encoded by the coding sequence ATAGTCGATTCTTACGGACACAAGCGAGTAAAGAAGTGGTTCAAGACCATGAAGTGGAGACCTTTCCCTTTTCAGGAGGAGGCATGGACTGCATACTGTGAGGGTAAAAGCGGACTGATTCATACCTCCACGGGTACGGGGAAAACATACGCAGCTCTCCTCGGACCATTAATCGAGGAGATGAACTCCCCTGACTTCAACAAAAAAATAAAAGCCGCCAAAAACGAAACTCCGAAAAAAAAGGGACAAAAGCAGGATCGGATTTTATCTTCCTCGCCGCCAATAAAACTGCTTTGGATTACTCCGCTAAGAGCCCTTGCTAACGATACTCTTAAGTCGATCGAGCTTGCAACTGCCGGACTTTGCCCTCATTTCAGTGTCGGGATGAGGACGGGTGACACTTCCCAATCCACGAGGAAACGACAATCTGAAAAGCTTCCAACAATCTTCATTACAACTCCTGAATCCCTCTCGCTGATGATATCATACCCCGGATTTGGGGAGAGATTTTCGGGACTCAAAGCAGTGGTGATTGACGAGTGGCACGAACTGCTTGGGTCAAAACGGGGAGTTTTGACGGGACTTGGTCTAAGCAGAATCCGTTCAGCAGCTCCCGCCGTCAAAATATGGGGTGTATCCGCCACTCTGGGAAATACTGCCACCTCGCTGGAAGTTTTACTCGGAGATCATACAGGGGAAAAGGTGGTGATCGGGTCGGGGAGTGCAAAGGAAGTGGAGATGGAAACGGTTTTGCCCGAAGTGATCGAGAGGTTCCCCCGGGCAGGGCACCTTGGAATTACAATGCTTGAACCTGTGATTTCAATAATTGAAAAATCGGGCTCTTCACTTCTTTTTACCAACACACGGTCACAGGCGGAAATCTGGTATCACAACATTCTCGATCAAAAAACTGAGTGGGCGGGGATGCTCGGCTTGCACCACGGATCCATGGATAAAGAGAGCAGAAATGCAGTGGAGAAACTCCTTGCCGAGGGGAAAATGAAATGTGTCGTCTGCACATCCAGTCTCGACCTCGGAGTCGATTTTTCTCCCGTTGACACGGTAATACAGGTCGGCTCCCCCAAAGGGATAGCACGCCTGCTGCAACGGGCGGGGAGATCGGGGCATCAGCCCGGAGCAAAAAGCAGAATTTATTGTGTTCCCACAAACTCCTTTGAACTGATTGAGTTTGCTGCTGCAAGAGCCGGGATGGCAAAAAACAAAATAGAGCCCCGCATTCCCATTGAAAAGCCTCTCGATGTACTCGCTCAGCACATCGTCACAGTAGCTGCAGGTTCGGGATTTGAGAGTGCAAAACTCTTCGCCGAAGTGAAGGGGTCATGGTTCTACCGCAATCTCACGGAAGAGGAGTGGGACTGGACTATGGAGTTTGTAATTCAGGGAGGAAGAGCCCTCAGGGCATATAAGGAATATTCCAAACTGATAAAACGGGATGGAGTTTTCACAGTTGTGGATGAAGCCTTGAAACGAAGGCACAGAATGTCGATAGGTACCATAACTTCTGAATCGGAAGTGGTGGTCAAGTTTATGAATGGTGGAACAATTGGCACCCTGGAGGAAAGTTTTGCGGCAAAACTGAAAAAAGGGGACTCGTTCATTTTCGCAGGAAGGACTCTCGAATATCAGAAAATGAAAGAGATGGTGCTCTATGTGAAAAGTTCGGAGAAAAACAAAGGTCCTATTCCCCAGTGGATGGGAGGCAGGATGCCCCTTTCGACAGAACTCGCAAGTGAAGTAAGAATTAAACTCAGAGAGGCGCTTGAGGGGGAAATAAACAGCGTCGAAATGTCGGCGATTGCGCCACTTCTTAAGCTTCAAAAAAAATGGTCGGCGATTCCCGTCGAAGATGAACTGCTGATAGAAACGAAAAAGACGGTCGAGGGGTACCACATCTTTTTTTATCCGTTTGAAGGGAAGCTGGTGCACGAGGGACTTGCATCACTCATTGCCCACAGGCTGTCGAAAATGTCCGCGGCATCCTTCTCTATCTCCACAAATGATTACGGCTTCGAGATTCTCTCAAACCATGAATATGACCTCGACGGGGAGGCTCTCGGGTACCTTCTTTCGACAGACAATATTGTAGAGGATGTGCTGGAGGTGACCAATACTTCTGAAATGGCGCGGCGGAAGTTCCGCGATATTGCGAGAATTGCAGGTCTGATTTTTCAAGGATATCCCGGCAGCAGTAAAAAACCAAAACAGATTCAGGCTTCTGGCTCCCTTTTGTATGAGGTGCTGACGAAATATGATCCCGGCAATCTTTTGATACAACAGGCATCGAGGGAGGTGCTTGAATCACAACTTGAAGAAAAACGGATGATTTCAGCAATAAAAAAAATGGCTGAAAGCAGAATAAAGATCATAAAGATTCCGTATATCTCGCCCTTGGCTTTTCCTCTTCTTGTGAACAGATTGAGGGAAAAGCTGACGAGTGAGAAGCTCGCCGACAGAATAGCAAGACTTGTAGCGGGACTCGAAACTGCCGCCGAAAAGTAA
- a CDS encoding HAD family phosphatase: MTEIKAVVFDLGMVLIPFNYDFALNRLNLLKPGSGDKVMEFVKENYHHFRAFEAGKMSEDEFITMLMKAGEVEGIIDREKFCYIYSEIFSINYDVVELLERLKQNYRLFLLSNTNSVHKKYGYENFKFLRHFEKLFLSHEIGHVKPEPEIYRAVEKYSGLKPEEHLFIDDIMDYAEGARNCGWKAIRFINYNDLIDNLKNLGIMI; this comes from the coding sequence ATGACAGAAATAAAGGCAGTGGTCTTCGACCTCGGGATGGTTTTAATCCCTTTTAATTACGATTTTGCCCTGAACAGACTGAATCTTTTAAAACCGGGCTCGGGTGACAAGGTAATGGAGTTTGTTAAGGAAAACTACCACCATTTCAGAGCGTTTGAAGCGGGAAAGATGAGTGAGGATGAATTTATTACGATGCTTATGAAAGCGGGTGAGGTTGAGGGGATTATCGACAGGGAGAAGTTTTGTTATATCTACTCGGAAATATTCTCGATCAATTATGATGTTGTGGAGCTGCTCGAACGACTGAAACAAAATTACCGGCTGTTCCTTCTCTCAAACACCAATTCTGTCCATAAAAAATACGGATATGAGAATTTTAAGTTCCTCCGTCACTTTGAGAAACTTTTCCTCTCGCATGAGATCGGACATGTGAAGCCCGAACCGGAAATCTACAGGGCAGTCGAAAAATATTCGGGATTGAAACCGGAAGAACATCTTTTTATCGACGACATAATGGATTACGCCGAGGGTGCCCGTAATTGCGGGTGGAAGGCAATCCGGTTTATTAATTACAATGATTTAATCGATAATCTCAAAAATCTGGGAATAATGATTTAA
- a CDS encoding DUF433 domain-containing protein: protein MSNKEILERIEINPGICHGKPVIRNTRIPVSLILGFLAAAQSFEEILNEYPGLTREDIVAAIGYGSYLAGFETLNYENLAS, encoded by the coding sequence ATGAGTAACAAAGAAATTTTGGAAAGAATAGAGATAAACCCCGGTATCTGCCACGGTAAACCGGTAATTCGCAATACTCGAATTCCGGTTTCACTCATTCTTGGTTTTCTCGCAGCAGCACAATCATTCGAAGAAATTCTTAATGAATACCCGGGCTTGACAAGAGAAGATATTGTCGCTGCCATAGGTTATGGCAGTTATCTTGCCGGTTTCGAAACGCTTAACTACGAAAATCTCGCTTCATGA
- the pdeM gene encoding ligase-associated DNA damage response endonuclease PdeM, which yields MLNFPSIKIFDSSFIALPQRAVYWLEEETLLVSDTHFGKSAAFRATGIPIPEGNTRDDLKRLTDALQLTQAKKVTFLGDLIHHRASKTPEVLALLSDWFNAKRDVEFTLLMGNHDVSSDGIPEISQIKVFQELIVRDKFLLKHYPEPREGYYVLCGHLHPGITLKGRGRERLRLGCSLFSKKMAVLQAFGSFTGNAKAEIQAGDTVFMAHDGEVFTVKF from the coding sequence ATGTTAAATTTTCCATCCATAAAAATTTTCGATTCATCGTTTATTGCCCTCCCGCAGAGAGCTGTTTACTGGCTTGAGGAAGAGACCCTGCTCGTATCAGATACACATTTTGGAAAAAGTGCAGCGTTCAGAGCCACGGGAATTCCCATTCCCGAGGGAAACACAAGGGACGACCTCAAAAGATTAACGGATGCACTTCAACTGACACAGGCAAAAAAGGTGACTTTCCTCGGCGACCTCATCCACCACAGAGCTTCAAAAACCCCCGAAGTGCTGGCTTTGCTAAGCGACTGGTTTAACGCAAAAAGGGATGTGGAGTTTACCCTTCTTATGGGGAATCATGATGTTTCATCCGATGGAATACCCGAAATTTCGCAAATAAAGGTGTTTCAGGAACTGATTGTCAGGGACAAATTCCTTTTGAAGCACTATCCCGAACCAAGGGAGGGTTATTATGTGCTGTGTGGTCACCTCCATCCCGGCATTACTCTTAAAGGGAGGGGAAGGGAAAGACTCAGGCTCGGCTGTTCCCTCTTCAGCAAAAAGATGGCGGTGCTTCAGGCATTTGGTTCCTTTACGGGTAATGCAAAAGCGGAAATTCAGGCAGGCGATACAGTTTTCATGGCTCACGACGGGGAAGTGTTCACGGTTAAGTTCTAA